A portion of the Chryseobacterium tructae genome contains these proteins:
- a CDS encoding exopolysaccharide biosynthesis polyprenyl glycosylphosphotransferase — MQRIRYSRYLKSIIILLDLMVIASIFIFFFISRNEDLKYHKETWYQNAFSLILLFLFWVLLSGRTKIYNIPRNLTYTLFLERLLLHFISFILGVLLLGKVSKNVFFNSDIYWLSFYLFVFIFFAKSLIYFSIKYLRSLGVNYRNIMFLGNDDSTEILKNIFKERKDYGYRIFEHENTDITTTELVDLWKKNGIHTLFFSTDNSYSESVESEIFKLAEEHKVHISLIPSITQNDFFLYDLAYIQTQPVLNQARYPLDYYSNFLMKRSFDIFFSIFVLVFICSWLFPIIAILIRMSSKGPVFFFQKRYGFHEEVFNCIKFRTMVVNDESTTSTTRENDTRITRVGKFLRKTSLDELPQFINVLKGEMSVVGPRPHMLAVDNYYKPKIGRYSLRSMVNPGITGLAQVSGLRGDAGDVEVEMKKRVLADAFYVRNWSFVLDLVITLKTVLLVVGGDKNAK, encoded by the coding sequence ATGCAGAGAATTCGATACTCTAGATACCTGAAATCGATCATTATTTTGCTTGACCTTATGGTTATTGCATCTATCTTCATATTCTTTTTTATAAGCAGAAACGAAGATCTGAAATACCATAAGGAAACCTGGTATCAGAATGCCTTTTCTCTAATTTTGCTGTTTTTGTTCTGGGTGCTGCTCAGCGGTAGGACAAAGATTTACAATATACCGAGAAACCTTACATATACCTTATTTCTGGAGCGCCTTCTGCTTCATTTTATATCGTTTATACTGGGTGTGCTTCTTCTTGGGAAGGTCAGTAAAAATGTATTTTTCAATTCAGATATTTACTGGCTATCGTTTTATCTGTTTGTATTTATCTTTTTTGCGAAATCACTAATCTATTTCTCTATCAAGTACTTACGTTCTTTGGGGGTGAACTACCGAAATATCATGTTTTTAGGAAATGATGATTCTACAGAAATCCTGAAAAATATTTTTAAGGAACGTAAAGATTACGGATATAGAATATTTGAACATGAAAATACGGATATCACAACCACTGAACTGGTTGATCTCTGGAAGAAAAATGGAATTCATACCTTGTTTTTCTCTACCGACAATTCCTACAGCGAAAGTGTAGAATCTGAAATTTTCAAACTGGCAGAAGAACATAAAGTTCATATTTCGTTAATTCCGAGTATTACTCAGAATGATTTTTTCCTGTATGATCTTGCTTATATCCAAACTCAACCCGTTTTAAATCAAGCAAGATATCCATTAGATTATTACTCCAATTTTCTGATGAAGAGATCATTTGATATATTCTTTTCCATATTTGTACTTGTTTTCATCTGTTCATGGTTATTTCCAATTATTGCCATTTTAATTAGAATGAGCTCCAAAGGTCCGGTCTTTTTCTTTCAGAAACGATATGGTTTCCATGAAGAGGTATTCAATTGTATAAAATTCAGGACAATGGTAGTGAATGATGAATCGACAACAAGTACAACCCGGGAAAATGATACAAGAATTACAAGGGTAGGTAAATTTCTAAGAAAAACCAGTCTTGACGAGCTTCCTCAGTTTATCAATGTACTGAAAGGAGAAATGTCTGTAGTGGGGCCACGTCCTCATATGTTGGCTGTAGATAATTATTATAAGCCAAAAATCGGAAGATATAGTTTAAGAAGTATGGTAAATCCAGGCATTACTGGTCTTGCGCAGGTAAGCGGATTGCGTGGTGATGCCGGTGATGTAGAAGTAGAAATGAAAAAAAGAGTTCTTGCCGATGCGTTTTATGTAAGAAACTGGAGTTTCGTTCTGGATCTGGTTATTACATTAAAAACCGTTTTACTGGTTGTAGGCGGAGATAAAAATGCAAAATAA
- a CDS encoding helix-turn-helix transcriptional regulator gives MFNTEIFPSTFAYILIFIVLIAIASVQLWYGRKKKDSGYYIKYLLLMVSGLVYNTVEGLLPDTNFNINIMAQNILAWTTGVLIAFHYLGFLKNEYNLVFLKKISFEFIGISILFMLIILFILPYIITQSLETSRRIFLSFSLAFLLLCLIIVFKQQFKKFEEHTNILFKIHDVNGFLGFLGLMSLPMSILLFGDDQLIEQTCFSFGFFIISFDFFLYPKRKEEIKKSIPFHKLSAREAEILKILLNAPNLKYSELSNQLNISEKALSSHLSSIYKKTDFKSKKEIEELSKSFRDILST, from the coding sequence ATGTTTAATACAGAAATTTTTCCCAGTACATTTGCCTATATCCTGATCTTTATTGTTCTTATTGCTATTGCTTCTGTACAGCTATGGTATGGCAGAAAGAAAAAGGATAGTGGTTATTATATAAAATATTTGTTATTAATGGTTTCGGGCTTAGTTTATAATACCGTTGAGGGATTATTGCCGGACACCAACTTTAATATTAATATCATGGCTCAAAATATACTGGCATGGACAACGGGGGTGCTCATTGCCTTTCATTATCTGGGCTTTCTAAAAAATGAATATAATTTGGTTTTCCTCAAAAAAATATCTTTTGAATTCATTGGGATATCTATTTTATTCATGCTGATTATCTTGTTTATTTTGCCTTATATTATTACACAATCTTTAGAAACTTCAAGACGTATTTTTCTGAGCTTTTCTTTAGCCTTTCTTTTGCTATGCCTTATCATCGTATTTAAGCAACAGTTCAAAAAATTTGAAGAGCATACCAATATTTTATTTAAAATTCATGATGTGAACGGGTTTTTAGGATTTCTTGGGCTTATGTCTCTTCCGATGAGCATTCTTTTGTTTGGAGATGATCAGTTGATTGAGCAGACATGTTTTAGTTTTGGATTCTTTATTATATCATTTGATTTTTTTCTCTACCCAAAAAGGAAAGAGGAAATTAAAAAAAGTATTCCTTTTCATAAATTATCTGCAAGAGAAGCTGAGATTCTGAAGATATTGCTAAATGCTCCCAATTTAAAATATTCAGAGCTCAGTAACCAGTTAAATATTTCCGAAAAAGCACTTTCTTCCCATTTGTCAAGCATCTATAAAAAGACTGATTTTAAAAGCAAAAAGGAGATTGAGGAATTAAGTAAGTCTTTTCGAGATATTTTAAGCACTTAG
- a CDS encoding class I SAM-dependent methyltransferase: protein MSALRSYYYKLPPGFRLLGRKLYYFPIDFYEGITGKRAKNEPKKGDIYVGSSDFIPHGIRQMNALKKHIALRNTDHVLDIGCGIGRTAVALSGFIDKGTYDGFDAVEKGIKWCDKHIHRKYPNFNFKFTPIYNDLYNTFSQKAENFTFPYEASQFDKAFLFSVFTHMQIPEIRQYLNEISRVLKSGGQCLATFFLYDDSKVESGSMHFPHQYEGYRLMDDKVTAANIAVSIPLLNQMAHDAGLKVTNIQGGFWRNDVEKEGADEFQDIVVFEKI, encoded by the coding sequence ATGTCTGCATTACGATCATATTATTACAAGCTGCCTCCCGGCTTTAGACTCTTAGGAAGAAAACTTTATTATTTTCCAATAGATTTCTATGAAGGTATTACCGGAAAAAGGGCTAAAAACGAGCCTAAAAAGGGAGACATTTATGTGGGAAGCAGTGACTTTATTCCACATGGAATCCGTCAGATGAATGCTCTGAAAAAGCATATTGCGCTTAGAAATACCGATCATGTTCTGGATATAGGATGTGGAATCGGAAGAACAGCTGTTGCCTTGTCAGGATTCATAGATAAAGGAACCTATGATGGTTTTGATGCTGTAGAAAAAGGAATTAAATGGTGCGATAAACACATCCATAGAAAATATCCGAACTTCAACTTTAAGTTTACACCGATTTATAATGATCTGTATAATACGTTCAGTCAGAAGGCAGAGAACTTTACGTTCCCTTATGAGGCATCACAATTTGATAAAGCATTTCTGTTTTCCGTATTCACCCACATGCAAATCCCTGAGATCAGACAATACCTGAATGAAATCAGCAGGGTTTTAAAGAGCGGCGGGCAATGTCTGGCAACTTTCTTTCTGTATGATGATTCTAAAGTAGAAAGTGGCAGCATGCATTTCCCCCATCAGTATGAAGGCTACAGATTAATGGATGATAAAGTAACGGCTGCTAATATTGCCGTAAGCATTCCATTGTTAAATCAAATGGCTCATGATGCCGGTCTGAAAGTAACCAACATCCAGGGAGGATTCTGGAGAAATGATGTAGAAAAGGAAGGCGCCGATGAATTTCAGGATATTGTAGTGTTTGAAAAAATCTAA
- a CDS encoding ABC transporter ATP-binding protein, with the protein MIEVKDLKKSFGDVEVLKGISTSFDKGKVNLIIGQSGSGKTVFLKSLLNVYMPSSGEILFDGRDVNTMTRDEKQHLRSEIGTVFQGSALFDSLTVEENIMFPLDMFTNLTYREKKKRVFEVIGRVHLDKAERKYPSEISGGMQKRVAIARAIVNNPKYLFCDEPNSGLDPYTSKVIDDLLYEITKEYNTTTIINTHDMNSVMTIGEKIVYLRLGIKEWEGNKDILITAGNKNLIDFVYSSELFKELREYLLENNKTIENTKLEDNEKGT; encoded by the coding sequence ATGATTGAGGTAAAAGATCTTAAGAAAAGTTTTGGTGATGTTGAAGTACTTAAGGGAATTTCAACTTCATTTGATAAAGGAAAAGTAAACCTTATTATTGGACAGAGTGGCTCAGGAAAAACCGTTTTTCTTAAAAGCTTATTGAATGTCTATATGCCATCCTCCGGAGAGATTCTATTTGACGGCCGGGATGTTAATACCATGACAAGAGACGAAAAGCAACATCTTCGTTCAGAAATTGGAACAGTATTTCAGGGAAGTGCTTTATTTGACTCTTTAACGGTAGAGGAAAATATTATGTTTCCTTTGGACATGTTTACTAACCTTACTTATAGAGAAAAAAAGAAAAGAGTTTTCGAAGTAATCGGAAGAGTACATCTTGATAAAGCGGAAAGAAAATATCCGTCTGAAATTTCAGGAGGAATGCAGAAAAGGGTTGCCATTGCAAGAGCGATTGTGAACAATCCTAAGTATTTATTCTGTGATGAGCCTAACTCAGGGCTTGATCCCTACACTTCAAAGGTAATTGATGATCTTCTTTACGAAATTACCAAGGAATATAATACAACAACGATTATCAATACCCACGATATGAACTCGGTCATGACAATTGGCGAGAAAATTGTATACCTAAGGCTGGGAATCAAGGAATGGGAAGGTAATAAAGACATCCTGATTACAGCAGGCAATAAAAACCTGATCGACTTCGTTTATTCTTCAGAACTGTTTAAAGAACTGAGAGAATATTTACTGGAGAACAATAAAACGATTGAGAATACAAAATTAGAAGATAATGAAAAAGGTACTTAG
- a CDS encoding RNA polymerase sigma factor: protein MSNSTETAFLKLVNQHKGILYKASRIYADSIEDREDLQQEILIQLWKSYQNFKGNSEFSTWMYRVAINTAITYLKKEKQRSQNHSDSSHHFEVQQEDYSPTKDKQLEVFYLAVQELNALEKAVIFYFMEGMSHKEIGNNLGLSEGNARVKLNRTKEKIQQIIKKSGYEF, encoded by the coding sequence GTGAGCAATTCGACTGAAACAGCCTTTCTGAAACTCGTTAATCAGCATAAAGGTATCTTATACAAAGCCTCCCGGATCTATGCGGATTCCATAGAAGACCGGGAAGACCTCCAGCAGGAAATCCTTATCCAGCTCTGGAAATCCTATCAGAACTTCAAAGGAAATAGTGAGTTTTCTACCTGGATGTATCGCGTAGCGATCAATACAGCAATCACTTATCTAAAAAAGGAAAAGCAAAGATCTCAAAACCATAGCGATTCTTCCCATCATTTTGAAGTACAGCAGGAGGATTACAGCCCAACAAAGGATAAACAATTGGAGGTCTTTTACCTTGCTGTTCAGGAATTGAACGCTCTGGAAAAAGCCGTTATATTTTATTTCATGGAAGGAATGTCACACAAAGAAATCGGGAATAATCTTGGGCTTAGCGAAGGTAATGCCCGTGTAAAGCTCAACAGAACTAAAGAAAAAATACAGCAAATCATAAAAAAATCAGGTTATGAATTTTGA
- a CDS encoding GNAT family N-acetyltransferase, whose translation MRRATYKDRDKAINILCRSFINILIPNSINFVVKKDGNREKRLMALMSYQFDIAMMYGNVFLSDDEKACILYLDKMKFSLKRILLEIRLVINCIGIENVPRVLKREKLLKAYHPEQKFIHLWLMGALPEEQGKGIGSKLLQESMATYSGELIYLETTTPENLKFYKKNGFTIFHETHELDYPLYFLKHV comes from the coding sequence ATGCGGCGGGCTACCTACAAAGACAGAGATAAAGCGATCAATATACTTTGCCGATCCTTTATAAATATTCTCATTCCTAATTCTATTAATTTTGTTGTTAAAAAAGATGGAAACAGAGAAAAAAGACTCATGGCTCTTATGAGTTATCAGTTTGATATCGCAATGATGTACGGCAATGTTTTTTTGAGTGATGATGAAAAAGCCTGTATTCTGTACTTAGACAAAATGAAGTTCAGTCTGAAAAGGATATTGCTGGAAATTAGATTGGTAATAAACTGTATAGGGATAGAAAATGTACCAAGGGTTCTGAAAAGAGAAAAATTACTAAAAGCTTATCACCCTGAACAGAAATTTATTCACTTGTGGCTGATGGGAGCTCTTCCGGAAGAACAAGGGAAAGGAATAGGGAGTAAGCTCCTGCAGGAATCTATGGCAACGTATTCAGGAGAACTGATCTATCTTGAAACCACTACTCCTGAAAATCTGAAATTTTATAAAAAAAATGGGTTCACTATTTTTCACGAAACCCATGAACTGGATTATCCTTTATACTTTTTGAAACATGTTTAA
- the pgi gene encoding glucose-6-phosphate isomerase produces MLSKINPIQTNSWKALDEHFAANDLELRSLFQYNPNRFEEFSLQKDNYLFDYSKNLIDSKTKALLLQLAEECQLKDAISKMFSGDKINETEGRAVLHTALRDFSDREILVDGENIKPQIKRVLNHMKAFSEKIISGEHKGFSGQEITDVVNIGIGGSDLGPVMVCSALKHFKTRLNVHFVSNVDGNHIAEVVKNLNPETTLFIIASKTFTTQETMTNANSAKDWFLKAGQQEDVAKHFVALSTNTEAVKQFGIAEDNIFEFWDWVGGRYSLWSAIGLSIVLSVGYDNFEQLLKGAFDTDQHFQTEDFSENVPVLMGLLGIWYRNFYAATSYAILPYSQYLDRFAAYLQQGDMESNGKCVDRSGEFVEYETGPIIWGEPGTNGQHAFYQLIHQGTELIPADFIAYAKSPNKVSDHQDKLLANFFAQTEALAFGKTEEEVEEELKNAGKSDEEIDRLLNYKVFHGNTPTNSILFKELTPFSLGQLIAMYEHKIFVQGVIWNIFSFDQFGVELGKVLANKILPELESNEAVTSHDSSTNGLINYYKGNK; encoded by the coding sequence ATGCTATCAAAAATAAATCCTATACAAACCAACAGCTGGAAAGCCCTTGATGAACATTTCGCAGCGAATGATCTTGAACTAAGAAGCCTTTTTCAATACAACCCAAACCGTTTTGAAGAATTCTCTTTGCAAAAGGATAATTACCTTTTTGACTATTCTAAAAACCTGATCGATTCTAAAACAAAAGCACTTTTATTACAACTGGCAGAAGAATGTCAGCTGAAAGATGCTATTTCTAAAATGTTCTCTGGTGATAAAATCAATGAAACTGAAGGAAGAGCTGTTTTACATACTGCTTTAAGAGATTTTTCCGACCGTGAGATTCTTGTAGATGGCGAAAATATCAAACCACAGATCAAAAGAGTTCTGAATCATATGAAAGCTTTTTCTGAGAAGATCATTTCAGGAGAACATAAAGGATTCAGTGGACAGGAAATTACGGATGTAGTCAACATTGGAATTGGAGGTTCCGATCTGGGACCTGTAATGGTTTGTTCGGCTTTAAAGCATTTTAAAACAAGACTCAATGTTCACTTTGTTTCCAATGTGGACGGAAATCATATTGCAGAGGTTGTTAAAAACCTTAATCCTGAAACAACTCTATTCATCATTGCCTCCAAAACGTTTACAACTCAGGAAACGATGACGAACGCGAACTCAGCAAAAGACTGGTTCCTTAAAGCAGGTCAACAGGAAGATGTAGCCAAACACTTTGTTGCTTTATCCACTAATACTGAAGCTGTTAAACAATTCGGAATTGCAGAAGATAATATTTTCGAATTCTGGGATTGGGTAGGTGGAAGATATTCCCTTTGGAGTGCTATTGGATTAAGCATTGTATTGTCTGTAGGGTATGACAATTTTGAGCAGCTTTTAAAAGGAGCTTTCGATACAGACCAACACTTCCAGACCGAAGATTTTTCTGAAAACGTTCCTGTATTAATGGGACTTTTAGGAATCTGGTATCGTAACTTCTATGCAGCAACAAGCTATGCAATCCTTCCTTATTCACAGTATCTGGACAGATTTGCAGCTTATCTTCAGCAGGGAGATATGGAAAGCAATGGAAAGTGTGTAGACAGAAGTGGCGAATTTGTAGAATATGAAACAGGCCCAATCATTTGGGGGGAACCAGGTACCAATGGCCAGCACGCATTTTATCAGCTGATTCACCAGGGTACAGAGTTGATTCCTGCGGATTTTATCGCATATGCCAAAAGCCCTAATAAAGTTTCTGACCATCAGGATAAATTATTAGCCAACTTCTTTGCACAAACTGAAGCTCTTGCTTTCGGAAAAACAGAAGAAGAAGTTGAAGAAGAGCTTAAAAATGCAGGAAAATCGGATGAGGAAATCGATAGATTATTAAACTATAAGGTCTTCCATGGAAACACTCCCACTAACTCTATATTATTCAAAGAATTAACTCCTTTTTCATTAGGTCAGTTAATTGCAATGTATGAACACAAAATATTTGTTCAGGGAGTTATCTGGAATATTTTCAGCTTCGATCAGTTCGGAGTAGAATTAGGTAAAGTGCTTGCTAACAAAATCTTGCCGGAACTTGAAAGCAACGAGGCTGTAACATCACACGATAGCTCTACCAACGGATTGATTAATTATTATAAAGGAAATAAATAG
- a CDS encoding MlaE family ABC transporter permease, whose translation MLKKFFTAVGEYFILLGKSLQKPQKMRVFWKLLMREINDLGVNSFGLVVFTSIFVGAVVAIQMFNNFDASSFPIPPSFVGYATKAVLVLEFAPTIISLILAGKVGSYIASSIGTMRVSEQIDALDIMGVNSPNFLIFPKIIACMIFNPLLIAISIVFGIGGGYIAGILTGNWTENDYIIGIQMYMPNLFIYYAFTKTIVFAFIIATVPSYFGYFVKGGSLEVGRASTQAVVWTMVFIIISELILTQLILS comes from the coding sequence ATGTTAAAAAAGTTTTTCACAGCAGTAGGGGAATATTTTATCCTTCTAGGAAAATCCCTGCAGAAACCCCAGAAAATGAGGGTTTTTTGGAAACTGCTCATGAGGGAAATTAATGATTTGGGAGTAAATTCTTTCGGACTTGTAGTCTTCACATCAATCTTCGTGGGGGCTGTAGTAGCTATTCAGATGTTCAATAACTTTGATGCTTCTTCATTTCCCATTCCACCTTCATTTGTAGGATATGCAACAAAGGCAGTACTTGTTTTGGAGTTTGCTCCTACCATCATCAGTTTAATTTTAGCAGGAAAAGTAGGATCCTATATTGCTTCCAGTATTGGAACAATGAGAGTTTCCGAACAGATTGATGCCTTGGATATTATGGGAGTCAATTCACCCAACTTTCTGATATTTCCAAAGATCATTGCCTGTATGATTTTTAATCCTCTTCTTATTGCCATCAGTATTGTATTTGGTATTGGTGGTGGGTATATTGCCGGGATTTTAACAGGAAACTGGACAGAAAACGACTATATAATCGGGATCCAAATGTATATGCCTAATTTGTTCATCTATTATGCATTTACCAAAACCATAGTTTTTGCATTCATCATTGCTACAGTTCCTTCTTATTTCGGATACTTTGTGAAAGGAGGATCTCTGGAAGTGGGGCGTGCAAGTACACAAGCTGTAGTATGGACAATGGTATTCATTATCATTTCCGAATTAATTTTAACCCAATTAATATTAAGCTGA